A portion of the Deltaproteobacteria bacterium genome contains these proteins:
- the lysA gene encoding diaminopimelate decarboxylase, translating to MNHFEYRNGEMFAEEVPLKRIAKEVGTPAYVYSLATLKRHYNVFDQAFAKVPHIVCFSIKANSNLALLRAFAKQGSGFDIVSGGELFRALKVGADPKKIVFSGVAKKKDEIEYALNSSILMFNVESEHELAALNEIAAGIGKKAPISLRVNPDVDPQTHPYISTGMKKAKFGVDIKKSIDTYKKAVAMKNIDVVGVDCHIGSQLTSVTPFVDALAKVREYLDRVLVGEMKKEGAQIKYLDLGGGLGINYNDEKPPLPDEYASAIIKGLDGLDVTLVLEPGRVIVGNAGVLLTEVQYIKETDTKKFVIIDAGMNDLIRPALYGSFMAIKPVAESRAERITADVVGPICETGDFFAHDREIARPQRGDLLSVMSAGAYGFTMASNYNSHPKPPEVLVDGDKYYVVRKRETFDDLINGEVIPATLQ from the coding sequence ATGAACCATTTCGAATATCGCAACGGCGAAATGTTCGCGGAAGAGGTTCCGCTTAAACGCATCGCCAAAGAGGTCGGCACGCCGGCTTATGTCTACAGCCTGGCCACGCTCAAGCGCCATTACAACGTCTTTGACCAAGCGTTTGCCAAGGTGCCGCATATCGTCTGTTTTTCCATCAAAGCGAATTCCAATCTCGCTTTGCTGCGCGCCTTCGCCAAGCAGGGTAGCGGCTTTGACATCGTTTCGGGCGGCGAGCTGTTTCGCGCTTTGAAAGTAGGCGCCGATCCCAAGAAGATCGTCTTCTCGGGCGTCGCCAAGAAAAAAGATGAAATTGAGTACGCCCTCAATAGCAGCATTCTGATGTTCAACGTCGAGTCCGAGCATGAGCTTGCAGCGTTGAACGAGATTGCCGCCGGCATTGGCAAGAAGGCGCCGATCAGTTTGCGCGTCAACCCCGACGTCGATCCGCAGACCCATCCGTATATTTCCACCGGCATGAAGAAGGCCAAGTTCGGCGTCGATATCAAAAAATCCATCGACACCTACAAGAAAGCGGTGGCGATGAAAAATATCGACGTCGTCGGCGTCGACTGCCACATCGGCTCGCAGTTGACTTCGGTGACGCCCTTCGTCGATGCGCTGGCCAAAGTCCGCGAATATCTCGACCGTGTCTTAGTCGGTGAGATGAAAAAAGAAGGGGCGCAGATCAAATATCTCGACCTGGGCGGCGGCTTGGGCATCAACTATAACGATGAGAAACCACCGCTGCCGGACGAATACGCCAGCGCGATTATCAAAGGCCTGGACGGGTTGGATGTGACTCTGGTGCTGGAGCCGGGCCGCGTAATCGTCGGCAATGCCGGCGTGCTCTTGACGGAAGTGCAGTACATCAAAGAGACGGATACGAAAAAGTTTGTCATCATCGACGCCGGCATGAACGATCTGATTCGTCCGGCGCTGTACGGCTCATTCATGGCGATCAAGCCGGTGGCCGAGTCGAGGGCGGAGAGAATCACCGCCGACGTCGTCGGACCTATCTGTGAGACCGGTGACTTCTTCGCCCACGACCGCGAGATCGCCCGGCCGCAGCGCGGCGATCTGCTTTCGGTGATGAGCGCCGGCGCCTACGGTTTTACCATGGCGTCGAATTATAATTCGCATCCCAAGCCGCCCGAAGTGTTGGTCGACGGCGACAAGTATTACGTGGTGCGCAAGCGCGAGACTTTCGATGACTTGATCAATGGCGAGGTGATACCGGCAACGCTGCAGTAA
- the argH gene encoding argininosuccinate lyase — MGGVRRAARPKKLWGGRFTAATSDAVEAFTASVDIDSRLYRHDIEGSIAHAKMLAKQRIIKSSEAAQIVRGLKAVQQEIESGRFKFSQADEDVHMNIERRLTEKIGAAGGKLHTARSRNDQVALDMRLFLREELAQIGASLGRLCQAFAGAAKRNIDVIMPGYTHLQRAQPVLFAHHLLAYHDMFARDRARFADCRERTNVLPLGAGALAGTTHPIDRNYVAQLLSFPRVAPNSIDAVSDRDFILEFLAASSILFVHLSRLSEELILWSSQEFSFVELPDRYCTGSSMMPQKKNPDVPELIRGKTGRVFGHLNALLTIMKGLPLAYNRDLQEDKLPLFDTVDTVKTCLQLMAEIVGGMKVRRGNMLAAVRDGFMNATDLADYLVPRGVPFREAHAVAGRVVQHCIAQRRRIEELPLSELQAFSAKFAKDVYGYLSAEAMVQRRRSLGGTARANVLRRLKELGA, encoded by the coding sequence ATAGGCGGGGTCCGCCGTGCGGCGCGGCCCAAAAAGCTTTGGGGCGGCCGCTTTACGGCTGCGACTAGCGATGCGGTCGAGGCGTTTACCGCCTCGGTCGATATCGACTCGCGGCTCTATCGCCATGATATCGAGGGCAGCATCGCCCATGCGAAGATGTTGGCCAAGCAGCGCATTATCAAATCCAGCGAAGCGGCGCAGATTGTCCGCGGCTTAAAAGCCGTGCAGCAGGAAATCGAGTCGGGCCGCTTCAAGTTCTCGCAGGCCGACGAAGATGTGCACATGAACATCGAGCGCCGGCTCACCGAAAAAATCGGCGCCGCCGGCGGCAAGCTGCATACGGCGCGCAGCCGCAACGATCAGGTGGCGCTCGATATGCGGCTCTTCCTGCGGGAAGAGTTGGCGCAGATCGGTGCAAGCTTGGGCCGGCTGTGCCAGGCGTTTGCCGGCGCTGCTAAGCGCAATATCGATGTCATCATGCCGGGCTATACCCATTTGCAGCGGGCGCAGCCGGTGTTGTTCGCCCATCACTTGCTGGCCTATCACGACATGTTCGCGCGCGATCGCGCGCGCTTTGCAGATTGCCGCGAGCGCACGAATGTATTGCCGCTCGGCGCCGGCGCGCTGGCGGGCACGACCCACCCCATCGACCGCAACTACGTGGCGCAGCTGCTGAGTTTCCCGCGTGTGGCGCCCAATAGCATCGACGCGGTCAGCGATCGCGATTTTATTTTAGAGTTTCTCGCCGCCAGCTCGATTCTCTTCGTCCACCTGAGCCGGCTTTCCGAAGAGCTGATTCTCTGGTCGAGTCAGGAGTTTTCGTTTGTCGAGCTGCCCGATCGCTACTGCACCGGCAGCTCGATGATGCCGCAGAAAAAAAATCCCGATGTGCCGGAGTTGATTCGCGGCAAAACTGGCCGGGTCTTCGGCCATCTCAACGCGCTCTTGACGATCATGAAGGGCTTGCCGCTGGCGTATAACCGAGATCTACAAGAGGACAAGCTGCCGCTGTTCGACACCGTCGACACGGTGAAAACCTGTTTGCAGCTGATGGCGGAGATCGTCGGCGGCATGAAAGTGCGGCGCGGCAACATGCTGGCAGCAGTGCGCGACGGCTTCATGAATGCCACGGATTTGGCCGACTACCTGGTGCCGCGCGGTGTGCCGTTTCGCGAGGCCCACGCAGTGGCCGGCCGCGTGGTGCAGCACTGCATTGCGCAGCGGCGGCGCATCGAGGAGCTGCCGCTCTCGGAACTCCAAGCATTTTCTGCTAAGTTCGCCAAAGACGTTTACGGTTATCTCTCGGCGGAAGCGATGGTGCAGCGGCGCCGTTCGCTGGGGGGCACGGCGCGCGCCAATGTATTGCGTCGCCTGAAGGAGTTGGGGGCGTAG
- a CDS encoding ABC transporter ATP-binding protein produces the protein MALPWLIKGGIDTALQKNGADASLLKYPLLILLAASLQGFFRYCWRININGMSRRSEADLRDLVFSHLQKLPVSYFQHTKTGDLMSRLTNDIQAVRELVGFGTLAIVDALVVIIFSVAMMIAIDPWLTLWSMCSMPLISVAVRVFGRRIFRWSHETQEQLSEMSAFVQENLAGMRVVQAYAQEQNQIAAFRSRSLDYRHKTMWLATLWGIFWPLIQVLSGIAATIVLWYGGRQVLTGTMTLGQFVAFNGYLAMLAWPLMAVGYVVNSYQRGIAALSRLGEVLDVPPAQRFAPAPTTDSRPALKGNIEIRHLTFAYDKHSAPVLHDVSLAVPAGKICGIVGATGSGKSTLVNMLVRLYDPPPQTVLIDGVDVNQVPLKQLLAGVGLVTQDIFLFSGTIRENIQFGAENGSGAGVEEASRIAQLLPAIQSFSEKFDTIVGERGVRLSGGQKQRTALARAIIKNPPILILDDAFSSVDVETEEEILKELKQFMHGRTTLLISHRVSTVRAADMIIYLQDGKIIEQGTHDELVAQGGAYYELYHRQQLAHEVEVMSHDGGLVAHS, from the coding sequence ATGGCGCTGCCGTGGTTGATCAAGGGCGGCATCGACACCGCCCTGCAAAAAAACGGCGCTGACGCGTCGCTGCTCAAATATCCGCTGCTGATCCTGCTGGCCGCCAGCCTGCAGGGATTTTTTCGCTACTGCTGGCGCATCAACATCAACGGCATGTCGCGCCGCTCCGAGGCCGACCTGCGCGATCTGGTTTTTTCCCATCTGCAAAAACTGCCGGTTAGCTATTTTCAACACACCAAGACCGGCGACTTGATGTCGCGCTTGACCAACGACATCCAGGCGGTCCGTGAGCTGGTCGGTTTTGGCACGCTGGCGATTGTCGACGCGCTGGTGGTGATTATCTTTAGCGTCGCCATGATGATTGCCATCGATCCGTGGCTGACGCTCTGGTCGATGTGCTCGATGCCGCTGATCTCAGTCGCCGTGCGCGTCTTCGGCCGGCGAATCTTTCGCTGGTCGCACGAGACCCAAGAGCAGCTGAGCGAGATGAGCGCCTTCGTGCAGGAAAACCTCGCCGGCATGCGCGTGGTGCAGGCCTACGCGCAAGAACAAAACCAGATCGCGGCGTTCCGTTCTCGCAGTTTGGACTATCGCCATAAAACCATGTGGCTGGCGACGCTCTGGGGCATTTTTTGGCCGCTCATTCAGGTGCTATCCGGCATCGCAGCGACGATAGTGCTCTGGTACGGCGGCAGGCAGGTGCTCACGGGCACCATGACGCTGGGCCAGTTTGTCGCGTTCAACGGCTATCTCGCGATGCTCGCGTGGCCGCTGATGGCGGTGGGCTATGTGGTGAACTCCTACCAGCGCGGCATCGCGGCGCTGAGCCGTCTCGGTGAAGTGCTGGACGTGCCACCGGCGCAGCGTTTCGCGCCCGCGCCGACAACCGACTCGCGCCCAGCGCTCAAGGGCAATATCGAGATTCGCCATTTGACCTTCGCCTACGATAAGCACAGTGCGCCGGTGCTGCACGATGTCTCGCTGGCGGTGCCCGCAGGGAAGATTTGCGGTATCGTCGGCGCCACCGGTTCCGGCAAGAGCACGCTGGTCAATATGCTCGTGCGCCTCTACGATCCGCCGCCGCAAACCGTTTTGATCGACGGTGTCGACGTCAATCAGGTGCCGCTCAAGCAACTTTTGGCGGGCGTCGGGCTGGTGACGCAGGATATCTTTCTTTTCTCCGGCACGATCCGCGAAAATATTCAGTTCGGCGCCGAAAACGGCAGCGGCGCCGGTGTTGAAGAGGCGTCGCGCATCGCGCAGCTTTTGCCGGCGATACAGTCGTTTAGCGAAAAGTTCGACACCATCGTCGGCGAGCGCGGCGTGCGCCTGTCGGGCGGGCAAAAGCAGCGCACCGCGTTGGCGCGGGCGATCATCAAGAACCCGCCGATCTTGATTCTTGACGACGCGTTTTCCAGCGTCGACGTCGAGACCGAAGAAGAGATTCTCAAAGAGCTCAAGCAGTTCATGCATGGGCGCACGACGCTGCTCATTTCGCATCGGGTTTCGACCGTGCGCGCGGCGGACATGATCATCTATTTACAGGACGGAAAAATCATCGAGCAAGGGACGCACGACGAGCTGGTGGCGCAGGGCGGCGCCTATTATGAGCTTTATCATCGGCAGCAGTTGGCGCATGAGGTGGAGGTAATGAGTCACGACGGTGGGCTTGTTGCACACTCTTGA
- a CDS encoding 4-hydroxy-tetrahydrodipicolinate synthase, translating to MFTGSMVALVTPFKNDKVDWQSLESLVEFHVQNGTHGIVPCGTTGESATLSHAEHDEVIRTVIKSVRGRVPVIAGTGSNSTDEAVRLTKEAERSGASGALMISPYYNRPTQEGIYQHYKKVASEVGIPIIVYNIPGRTGSKIEPETLARMAEIGNIAGVKEATGSVDQAIDVIRLCGDKLAVYSGEDSLIYSLMTLGGKGVISTVANVAPKQTAQLTEACLKGDWNIGRKIQFDLIPLIRALFIETNPIPVKTALAMMGKCSGELRLPMTAMAEGNVKKLRESMTHFGLLH from the coding sequence ATGTTTACCGGTTCGATGGTCGCATTAGTCACGCCGTTCAAGAACGACAAAGTCGATTGGCAGAGCTTGGAAAGCCTGGTCGAATTTCATGTTCAAAACGGCACCCATGGGATCGTCCCGTGCGGCACGACCGGCGAGTCGGCCACGCTCAGCCATGCCGAGCATGACGAGGTCATACGCACGGTCATCAAGTCCGTGCGCGGACGCGTGCCGGTGATCGCCGGCACCGGGTCCAATTCCACGGACGAAGCGGTGCGCCTGACCAAAGAGGCGGAGCGCTCCGGCGCCAGCGGCGCGCTGATGATTTCACCGTATTACAACCGGCCTACTCAAGAAGGCATCTACCAGCACTACAAAAAAGTTGCCTCGGAAGTCGGTATTCCGATCATTGTTTACAACATCCCTGGCCGCACCGGCTCAAAGATTGAGCCGGAGACGCTGGCGCGCATGGCGGAAATTGGAAATATCGCCGGCGTGAAAGAAGCCACCGGCTCGGTGGACCAGGCGATCGATGTCATTCGCCTCTGCGGTGACAAGCTCGCGGTTTATTCCGGCGAGGATTCGCTGATTTATTCGCTCATGACGCTCGGTGGCAAAGGGGTGATTTCCACCGTCGCCAACGTCGCACCCAAACAAACCGCGCAATTGACGGAAGCCTGTCTGAAGGGCGACTGGAACATAGGACGAAAAATCCAGTTCGATTTAATTCCGCTGATTCGCGCTCTTTTCATCGAAACCAATCCGATCCCGGTGAAGACCGCGCTTGCCATGATGGGCAAATGCTCCGGCGAGTTGCGCTTGCCAATGACGGCGATGGCCGAAGGCAACGTCAAGAAATTGCGCGAGAGCATGACCCATTTCGGATTGCTCCACTAA
- the dapB gene encoding 4-hydroxy-tetrahydrodipicolinate reductase, whose amino-acid sequence MPLNIIVCGVGGRMGGAVIRALSQHPGAKLVAAIDKPGSARLGKDAGESSGAGAAGVAITDRIESFLNSKTVMVDFTNPEASLSYLQAAAKVKTPVVIATTGFNASQLAEIQRLAKKTPTLLSANTSLGVNVLVSLLGKAAKMLGDDYDVEIIEAHHRFKKDAPSGTALALGRSVAQALDRDLDKVSLNGRKGIVGERSKKEIALLSVRAGDIVGEHTVIFGGIGERLEFIHRAHSRDTFAHGAIRAAQWLAKKKPGLYSMQDMLGL is encoded by the coding sequence ATGCCCTTGAACATCATCGTCTGCGGCGTCGGCGGGCGGATGGGTGGCGCGGTCATCCGTGCACTCTCACAGCACCCCGGTGCCAAGCTCGTCGCTGCGATCGACAAGCCCGGCAGTGCGCGGCTCGGCAAAGATGCCGGAGAGAGCTCCGGTGCGGGCGCTGCCGGCGTCGCGATCACGGATCGCATCGAATCATTTCTCAACTCGAAGACGGTGATGGTCGACTTTACCAATCCCGAAGCGTCATTGAGCTATCTACAAGCTGCGGCGAAGGTAAAAACGCCGGTGGTGATCGCCACCACAGGTTTCAATGCCTCGCAGTTGGCGGAGATTCAGCGGCTTGCCAAAAAAACTCCCACTCTGCTGTCTGCCAACACGAGCTTGGGTGTCAACGTACTTGTCTCACTGCTTGGCAAAGCGGCCAAGATGCTCGGCGACGACTACGACGTCGAGATCATCGAAGCGCACCACCGCTTCAAAAAAGACGCGCCGAGCGGCACGGCGCTAGCACTCGGTCGTTCGGTGGCGCAGGCGCTTGATCGCGATCTGGATAAGGTAAGTCTCAACGGCCGCAAGGGCATTGTCGGCGAGCGCTCGAAAAAAGAGATCGCGCTGCTGTCCGTTCGCGCCGGCGATATCGTCGGCGAGCACACGGTCATCTTTGGCGGCATCGGCGAGCGCCTGGAGTTCATCCACCGCGCCCACAGCCGCGACACCTTCGCCCACGGCGCTATCCGCGCCGCGCAGTGGCTGGCAAAGAAAAAGCCCGGCCTTTATAGCATGCAGGACATGCTCGGGTTGTAG
- a CDS encoding argininosuccinate synthase, whose protein sequence is MNVKKVVLAYSGGLDTSVILRWLIEEYGCEVVAFCADLGQGEDLRAVREKAFKTGASKVVIGDLREEFVKDYVFPMLRANAVYEGSYLLGTSIARPLIAKGQIDVAQKEKADAVSHGATGKGNDQVRFELTYYALKPGIKVIAPWRLWTLNARSTLIDYAKKHNIPVPVTKAKPYSTDRNLFHISYEGGILEDPWSEPPADMFVWCQSVEKAPNRPEYVEIDYLRGNPVAVNGRKLSPANLLARLNDIGAKHGVGRVDLVENRYVGMKSRGVYETPGGTILHTAHRALESITLDREVLRLRDSLIPRYAEMIYYGYWFAPEREVLQRAIDAAQANVTGRVRLKLYKGNVMVAGRKSEYSLYDPDIATFEADQVYRQADADGFIRLNALRLRLQKIAKSRSKK, encoded by the coding sequence ATGAACGTCAAGAAAGTGGTGCTCGCCTACTCGGGTGGGTTGGATACTTCGGTGATTTTGCGTTGGTTGATCGAGGAGTACGGCTGCGAGGTCGTCGCCTTTTGCGCCGACCTGGGCCAGGGCGAAGATCTGCGCGCGGTGCGCGAAAAAGCATTCAAGACCGGCGCCAGCAAAGTGGTCATTGGCGATTTGCGCGAGGAGTTTGTCAAAGATTACGTCTTTCCGATGCTGCGCGCTAACGCAGTGTATGAAGGATCGTATCTGTTGGGAACTTCGATTGCCCGGCCGTTGATCGCCAAGGGGCAGATTGACGTCGCGCAAAAAGAAAAAGCCGATGCGGTGTCGCACGGCGCCACCGGCAAGGGCAACGATCAAGTGCGCTTCGAGCTGACCTATTACGCGCTGAAGCCAGGCATCAAAGTCATTGCGCCTTGGCGGTTATGGACTCTGAACGCGCGCTCGACGCTGATCGACTACGCCAAGAAACACAACATTCCGGTGCCGGTGACCAAAGCCAAGCCCTACAGCACCGACCGCAACCTGTTTCACATTAGCTACGAAGGCGGCATTCTCGAAGACCCGTGGTCGGAGCCGCCGGCGGACATGTTCGTCTGGTGTCAATCGGTCGAGAAAGCGCCCAACCGTCCGGAGTATGTCGAGATCGATTATCTGCGCGGCAACCCCGTCGCCGTCAACGGCCGCAAACTCTCGCCGGCGAATTTGCTGGCGCGCTTGAACGACATTGGCGCCAAGCATGGCGTCGGCCGTGTGGATCTCGTGGAGAACCGCTACGTTGGCATGAAATCGCGCGGCGTCTACGAAACTCCCGGCGGGACGATCCTGCACACCGCGCACCGAGCGCTCGAGTCGATCACCCTGGACCGCGAAGTGTTGCGGCTGCGCGACTCGCTGATCCCGCGCTACGCCGAAATGATTTACTACGGCTACTGGTTTGCGCCGGAGCGCGAAGTGCTGCAGCGCGCCATCGATGCGGCGCAAGCCAACGTCACCGGGCGCGTGCGGCTAAAGCTTTACAAAGGCAACGTGATGGTTGCCGGAAGAAAGTCGGAGTACTCGCTCTACGATCCCGATATCGCGACCTTCGAGGCCGATCAGGTCTACCGGCAGGCGGATGCGGATGGTTTCATTCGCTTGAATGCGCTGCGGCTGCGATTGCAAAAAATCGCGAAAAGTCGAAGTAAAAAGTAA
- a CDS encoding diaminopimelate epimerase: MEILFTKMHGAGNDFVFLDCLKQDYGSLEAVAKKLCDRRFGIGADQLLTVHASKVADFKMEIYNADGSQVEMCGNGIRCFAKYVYDHGITKKRELEVETLAGIIRPRIVGELVEVDMGEPILDGRKIPADADGQIVNRPLTVDGKTYTVTCVSMGNPHCVLYLDDIDSLDLEKIGPRFEHHAFFPKRVNTEFIKVLKRDEVNMRVWERGAGETWACGTGASAVAVAGVLAGKTDRQLTLHLKGGDLSIEWRESNNRVYMTGGAEEVFHGSVKV, encoded by the coding sequence ATGGAAATCCTCTTCACAAAAATGCATGGCGCAGGCAATGATTTTGTTTTCCTCGATTGCCTGAAGCAGGACTATGGCTCGCTCGAAGCCGTTGCAAAGAAACTTTGCGACCGCCGCTTCGGCATCGGTGCAGATCAGCTTTTGACGGTGCACGCGTCCAAGGTCGCCGACTTCAAGATGGAGATCTACAACGCCGACGGCAGCCAGGTGGAGATGTGCGGCAACGGTATTCGCTGCTTTGCCAAGTACGTCTACGATCATGGCATTACCAAAAAGCGCGAGCTCGAGGTTGAAACCTTGGCGGGCATCATTCGCCCGCGCATCGTTGGTGAGCTTGTCGAAGTCGACATGGGCGAGCCAATTCTCGATGGCCGCAAAATTCCGGCGGATGCCGACGGCCAGATTGTCAACCGTCCGCTGACTGTTGACGGCAAGACCTACACGGTCACCTGCGTGTCCATGGGCAACCCGCACTGTGTGCTTTATCTCGACGACATCGATTCCCTCGATCTGGAAAAAATCGGGCCGCGCTTCGAGCACCATGCTTTCTTTCCCAAAAGGGTGAATACCGAGTTCATCAAAGTCTTGAAGCGTGACGAAGTGAACATGCGCGTCTGGGAGCGCGGTGCAGGGGAAACCTGGGCATGCGGTACCGGCGCTTCGGCCGTGGCGGTGGCGGGAGTCTTAGCTGGCAAGACCGATCGTCAGCTGACGCTGCATCTCAAGGGCGGCGATCTTTCCATTGAGTGGCGCGAGAGCAATAATCGGGTTTATATGACGGGAGGCGCGGAAGAGGTTTTTCACGGGAGCGTGAAGGTTTAG
- a CDS encoding glycine--tRNA ligase: MVDMDKIVSLCKRRGFIFQSSEIYGGTGSCWDYGPLGVELKNNVKHAWWRDCVQFRSDMVGLDSSILMHPRVWKASGHLDHFTDPMVDCKVCKGRFRADKLEDANCLQKPSKRPGQHDACQLTEARLFNLMFKTFMGPVEDDAAVAYLRPETAQGIFVNFENVLQSMRMKLPFGIAQIGKSFRNEITPGNFTFRTREFEQMEIEFFVMPGTDEEWHQRWLDERFAWYPKYGMRKENIRLREHDKDELAHYAKRTADIEYLFPMGWSELEGIANRADFDLKQHAQFSGKSLEYFDEESKQKIVPYVIEPSAGADRGTLAFLVDAYSEEEVKNEKRVVLNFHPELAPIKIAVLPLLKKNDRIVETAKKLMADLRKRWHTVYDDTASIGRLYRRQDEVGTPFCVTVDVQTVGDDKSAADNKVTIRDRVTMQQVRVDLSAMAAVMEKLMAGEWAEVAVAHGVKKD, encoded by the coding sequence ATGGTCGACATGGACAAGATCGTGTCGCTGTGCAAGCGGCGCGGGTTTATTTTTCAATCGAGCGAAATTTACGGCGGCACGGGCTCCTGTTGGGACTACGGGCCGCTGGGCGTCGAGCTGAAGAACAACGTCAAGCACGCCTGGTGGCGCGATTGCGTGCAATTTCGCTCCGACATGGTGGGACTCGATTCTTCCATCCTGATGCACCCGCGGGTCTGGAAAGCCAGCGGTCATCTCGATCACTTCACCGACCCGATGGTCGATTGCAAAGTTTGCAAGGGCCGGTTTCGCGCCGACAAACTCGAGGACGCAAATTGCCTGCAAAAGCCGTCGAAACGGCCCGGGCAGCATGACGCGTGCCAGCTCACCGAAGCACGGCTGTTCAATCTCATGTTCAAGACCTTCATGGGGCCGGTGGAGGATGATGCAGCGGTGGCCTATCTGCGGCCGGAAACCGCGCAGGGGATTTTCGTCAACTTCGAAAACGTCTTGCAATCGATGCGCATGAAGCTGCCCTTCGGCATCGCCCAGATCGGTAAATCGTTTCGTAACGAGATTACGCCGGGCAACTTTACATTTCGCACGCGAGAATTCGAGCAGATGGAGATCGAGTTTTTCGTCATGCCGGGCACCGACGAGGAGTGGCATCAGCGTTGGCTTGACGAGCGCTTCGCCTGGTATCCCAAATATGGCATGCGCAAGGAGAACATCCGTCTGCGCGAGCACGATAAAGACGAGCTGGCGCACTACGCCAAGCGCACGGCGGACATTGAGTATCTCTTTCCAATGGGTTGGAGCGAGTTGGAAGGTATCGCCAATCGCGCGGATTTCGATTTGAAGCAGCACGCGCAGTTCAGCGGCAAGTCGCTGGAGTATTTCGACGAGGAATCGAAGCAAAAAATCGTGCCCTACGTGATCGAACCTTCGGCGGGTGCCGACCGCGGCACGCTGGCCTTTCTGGTCGATGCCTACAGCGAAGAAGAAGTGAAAAACGAAAAGCGCGTGGTGCTGAATTTTCATCCTGAGCTGGCGCCGATCAAGATTGCCGTGCTGCCGCTGCTGAAGAAAAACGATCGGATTGTCGAGACCGCGAAAAAATTGATGGCCGACCTGCGTAAGCGCTGGCACACGGTCTACGACGACACGGCGTCCATAGGTAGGCTCTATCGCCGCCAGGACGAGGTCGGCACGCCGTTTTGTGTGACCGTCGACGTGCAAACCGTCGGCGACGACAAATCGGCGGCCGACAATAAGGTTACGATTCGCGACCGTGTGACCATGCAACAGGTGCGCGTCGATCTCAGCGCCATGGCGGCGGTGATGGAAAAATTGATGGCGGGGGAGTGGGCTGAAGTTGCGGTCGCGCACGGGGTTAAGAAAGACTAA